The following proteins are co-located in the Polystyrenella longa genome:
- a CDS encoding FG-GAP-like repeat-containing protein, whose amino-acid sequence MNNPAAIFYQLAAQFFSADPKKRRSSQTPSSRLSGLECFEPRVMLSGVAAPVSTDLAVAVSSNAVAAVQGSEIIYDIAVTNNGPSAVTDAQVLDAVSSFLDSASWTATFAGGASGNANGSGDLNETVVLPAGASIEYVLTGTLKESARGTVTNVVSINSPSNTDTAPENNSAGDSDLVVLKATTGSGLFELSDQSEQGGFVTPGDGGFFEVQLADLDNDGDQDIITARDSISGPGTDHILLFLENNGEGVFTIQGPIINFGYLETFEIGDFNGDGLFDVLTVENELITLWIGDGEFNFSRRWQESSGLDGDYINLTAGDVDSDGDLDLVYSDEFTSLYTMLNDGAGEFTQSFEFAGGSTYIVDMQLGDLDGDGDLDLVISTNSSRTYRFIDETLMFINNGKGEFAQNSPSFITREVRGFDLGDVDGDGDLDLLVAQRDDNGGDFSTLFLNDGSGIFETNRDLQPANQTYDVSFADFDADGDLDVVFSKRGSSTFDPDTLGNEVFLNDGLGNFSTTGTHYPGIGSYKHAIGDLNGDGALDFVSTRGEVWFNTNKVLLPYEHDFEGIQGGLQHLQLSSPATSTVIGNEVNHFLKFDNSRQRGISMATMETLEPLPADFILKANVSTSGGFGALRNGFLVFDYQNENDFKYAGMIGETNQWVIGHYQGTWSNRFSQVDWDDSGKVIQSNKSYQLELQVVGKEVRLLVDGKLVTSAKIASPLNDGLTGIASLNAISRFDNLKLREVGPYFLDYYEDFNSPFPTQFQFNNLLKVSVVQGDENGYLKVDTSGSSGLGVALHPNHDPLPEIWKVEADVKAISGPNRWQDGFLIFDYKNANDFKYAGMFNGQNEWVVGHYQGNWGNRLLTVDGDDFGWEIKANVAYHMEVEAVGKIATFSVNGVVMGSVEFATNLNGGRIGLGAYNAVTHFDDFRLFLKNSSGSIQSLPYQLDLSDISLEELSSTGSVTIVNGIPNAPHNFDVSVEITNEEGREGGIIFDYQDADNYKFALLDFDRGRVSISAVVDGNAPRINLADGIIPGFFIETGSKVNLHLSVRGSIIEAFVDQLKMLEYEFEESNMSDGQLGLISKPSVVAYSNFEVHEEMEPRGEIDPSFYFDFDYWDSNHISDWLHTDSMDHWSRVKNGSNGIAEANSLSDSPLATALIQPINNLPSSFEMSIEITPLSQPGGWQDGFLIFDYKSPTDFKYAGMMAGQNQWIIGHFNGGFGNRELTVDWDDIGRQINPDELYLLHVSIDGSEVQLRVDTELIGTANFDAPVNEGQLGFGNYNAKTWFDEFRVGNNLVQGDVVAFPYSNNLSDYYQDRNNLPFLELNKESSNYYQSNKTLIFDATSENSLGAFILPTEDPLPVNYHVGVEFLSRDDPQPFRTGFVIFDYKNENDFKFAGALVSQNRWVIGHYQGHFANRLADVDWSAEDREILSKKYYEIAVNVHGADVELLVDGESIAEVTFSEPVNNGAVGFGVKGSRNYFRNFIAEEIAPPASAIDSLFSNMESEGSAILA is encoded by the coding sequence ATGAACAATCCTGCCGCGATCTTTTATCAACTTGCAGCTCAATTCTTCTCAGCGGATCCTAAAAAACGCCGGTCTTCTCAAACGCCTTCTTCACGTTTGTCCGGACTGGAATGCTTTGAACCTCGGGTCATGTTATCCGGAGTCGCAGCTCCGGTGAGTACGGATCTCGCCGTGGCGGTATCGTCAAATGCCGTTGCCGCAGTGCAAGGTAGCGAAATAATCTACGACATCGCTGTGACCAATAATGGCCCCTCAGCGGTAACCGATGCTCAAGTCCTCGATGCAGTTTCTTCTTTTCTGGACAGTGCCTCGTGGACGGCGACCTTTGCCGGGGGCGCCTCGGGCAATGCGAACGGTTCGGGCGACTTGAATGAAACCGTCGTTCTCCCGGCTGGGGCCAGTATTGAGTACGTACTGACGGGAACGCTCAAAGAGAGTGCGCGCGGCACGGTGACCAACGTCGTAAGTATCAACTCCCCTTCGAATACTGATACCGCACCAGAGAATAACTCCGCTGGTGATTCCGATTTGGTCGTTCTGAAAGCGACAACGGGGTCGGGACTGTTCGAACTCAGTGATCAAAGTGAACAAGGGGGCTTTGTCACTCCCGGAGATGGAGGTTTCTTCGAAGTACAACTCGCGGATCTCGACAACGATGGTGACCAGGACATCATCACTGCAAGGGACTCTATTTCTGGGCCGGGAACAGATCACATCTTGTTATTCCTGGAGAACAATGGGGAAGGCGTATTCACGATACAGGGACCAATAATTAACTTTGGCTATCTAGAGACCTTTGAGATCGGAGATTTCAACGGCGACGGACTGTTTGATGTACTCACTGTAGAAAATGAGCTTATTACACTTTGGATAGGGGATGGAGAATTCAACTTCTCGCGGAGATGGCAAGAATCATCGGGACTTGACGGAGATTATATTAATCTAACTGCAGGTGATGTCGACAGTGATGGTGATCTGGATCTTGTTTATAGTGACGAGTTCACCAGCTTATACACTATGCTGAACGACGGTGCCGGAGAGTTCACGCAATCTTTTGAGTTCGCTGGTGGATCAACATACATTGTTGATATGCAGCTTGGAGATCTTGATGGCGATGGTGATTTGGATCTCGTAATCTCAACCAATAGTTCTAGGACTTATCGATTTATCGATGAGACACTTATGTTCATAAACAATGGGAAAGGAGAGTTTGCACAAAACTCCCCATCTTTCATTACACGAGAAGTACGAGGTTTTGATTTAGGGGATGTAGATGGCGATGGAGACTTGGATTTACTCGTTGCTCAGCGAGATGATAACGGGGGCGACTTCAGTACCCTTTTTCTTAATGATGGGTCTGGAATCTTTGAAACTAATCGGGATCTGCAACCTGCAAATCAAACATATGATGTCTCCTTTGCAGACTTTGATGCCGACGGCGATCTGGATGTGGTGTTTTCGAAAAGAGGATCGAGTACGTTTGATCCAGATACGCTTGGAAATGAAGTGTTTTTGAATGATGGGTTGGGTAACTTCTCAACCACGGGGACTCATTATCCGGGTATCGGTTCCTATAAGCATGCGATAGGCGACCTGAATGGGGACGGGGCACTCGACTTTGTTTCGACCAGAGGCGAAGTCTGGTTTAATACGAATAAGGTTCTGTTGCCCTATGAACATGACTTCGAAGGGATCCAGGGAGGTCTGCAGCATTTGCAGTTGAGTTCCCCCGCGACCAGTACCGTTATTGGAAATGAGGTTAATCATTTTCTGAAGTTTGATAATTCACGCCAGCGTGGCATTTCGATGGCGACCATGGAGACTCTGGAGCCCCTCCCTGCGGACTTTATTCTGAAAGCGAATGTCAGCACCTCCGGCGGATTTGGTGCGTTACGAAATGGATTTCTCGTCTTCGATTACCAGAATGAGAATGATTTTAAATACGCCGGAATGATCGGCGAGACGAACCAGTGGGTCATCGGTCACTATCAGGGAACCTGGAGCAATCGGTTTTCTCAGGTAGACTGGGACGACTCGGGAAAAGTAATTCAGTCCAACAAAAGTTATCAGCTCGAACTCCAGGTGGTGGGCAAAGAGGTCCGTCTGCTCGTTGATGGGAAACTGGTCACTTCGGCCAAGATCGCAAGCCCTTTAAATGACGGTCTGACTGGAATTGCCTCGCTGAATGCAATTAGCCGGTTTGATAATCTGAAACTGAGAGAGGTCGGTCCGTACTTTCTGGATTACTATGAAGACTTCAACTCTCCCTTCCCCACACAATTCCAGTTCAATAATCTATTAAAAGTGAGCGTGGTTCAGGGTGACGAAAATGGATATCTAAAAGTGGACACCTCTGGTTCGTCCGGACTGGGAGTTGCGCTGCATCCCAACCATGACCCACTCCCAGAAATCTGGAAGGTCGAGGCGGATGTGAAGGCGATCAGTGGTCCTAATCGCTGGCAGGATGGATTTCTTATCTTCGACTACAAAAATGCGAATGATTTCAAATATGCGGGAATGTTCAATGGCCAGAACGAGTGGGTCGTAGGGCACTACCAGGGTAACTGGGGTAATCGCTTACTGACTGTTGACGGCGATGACTTTGGTTGGGAAATCAAAGCGAATGTCGCTTATCACATGGAGGTGGAAGCTGTTGGTAAGATCGCCACATTCTCAGTGAATGGCGTTGTCATGGGGAGCGTCGAATTTGCGACAAACCTGAATGGGGGGAGGATTGGCCTGGGTGCATATAATGCAGTAACGCATTTCGATGACTTCCGCCTCTTCCTGAAAAACAGTTCAGGAAGTATTCAAAGTCTTCCTTATCAATTAGACTTAAGCGATATATCGTTAGAAGAATTGAGCAGCACCGGATCTGTAACAATAGTGAATGGAATACCGAATGCTCCCCATAATTTCGATGTATCTGTCGAAATTACGAATGAGGAAGGACGCGAAGGGGGAATTATCTTTGATTATCAGGACGCAGATAATTACAAGTTTGCCCTATTAGATTTTGATAGAGGAAGAGTCTCCATTTCGGCAGTCGTCGATGGAAACGCTCCAAGAATCAACCTTGCGGATGGTATTATTCCCGGTTTCTTTATCGAAACTGGTTCGAAAGTGAACCTGCATTTGAGTGTGCGAGGGAGTATTATTGAAGCCTTTGTTGATCAACTGAAAATGCTGGAGTATGAATTCGAAGAATCCAACATGAGTGACGGTCAACTCGGCCTCATATCCAAACCGTCTGTCGTGGCCTACAGTAACTTCGAAGTACATGAAGAAATGGAGCCGAGAGGAGAGATTGACCCTTCCTTTTACTTTGATTTCGACTATTGGGATTCCAACCATATTTCCGATTGGTTACATACCGATTCAATGGACCACTGGAGCCGCGTTAAAAATGGTAGCAATGGTATCGCAGAGGCAAACAGTCTGAGCGATTCCCCCCTCGCCACAGCTTTAATACAGCCAATCAATAATCTGCCCTCTTCCTTTGAAATGTCGATCGAGATAACTCCCTTAAGTCAACCAGGGGGATGGCAAGACGGGTTTCTCATCTTTGACTATAAGAGCCCCACTGATTTTAAATATGCTGGAATGATGGCGGGACAAAATCAATGGATCATTGGCCATTTTAATGGAGGGTTCGGGAATCGGGAACTAACTGTAGATTGGGATGACATCGGTCGACAGATCAATCCTGATGAACTTTATCTGTTGCATGTCAGCATAGATGGGAGTGAAGTACAACTACGGGTCGATACTGAACTGATCGGTACTGCGAATTTCGACGCACCTGTTAACGAAGGACAACTTGGTTTCGGAAACTATAATGCGAAAACCTGGTTTGACGAATTCCGCGTTGGAAATAATCTAGTACAAGGAGACGTTGTTGCATTTCCGTACTCTAACAATCTTTCTGACTACTATCAGGATCGTAACAATCTTCCCTTTTTAGAACTGAATAAAGAATCTTCAAATTACTACCAATCGAACAAGACACTGATATTTGATGCGACGAGCGAGAACTCGTTAGGGGCATTTATTTTGCCGACAGAGGATCCGTTACCTGTGAATTACCACGTCGGCGTCGAGTTCTTGTCTCGTGACGATCCGCAACCCTTTCGAACCGGGTTTGTGATCTTTGATTACAAGAACGAGAATGATTTCAAGTTTGCGGGAGCCCTCGTCAGCCAGAACCGCTGGGTAATCGGACATTATCAGGGCCACTTTGCCAATCGCTTAGCAGATGTTGATTGGTCGGCCGAAGATCGAGAAATCCTATCCAAAAAATACTACGAAATCGCTGTCAACGTTCACGGTGCCGATGTTGAACTTCTCGTCGATGGAGAATCGATCGCAGAAGTAACGTTCAGCGAGCCAGTGAATAATGGGGCTGTCGGATTTGGCGTCAAAGGTTCTCGCAACTACTTCCGCAATTTCATAGCAGAAGAGATCGCTCCGCCAGCTTCTGCCATCGATAGTTTATTCTCAAATATGGAATCAGAAGGATCGGCGATTCTGGCCTGA
- the crcB gene encoding fluoride efflux transporter CrcB, with amino-acid sequence MQFLNIAAIGLGGCLGAISRFYLNDLVVKRFPEAPYWGTFTVNVLGCLIIGFLMAIVSEHQKSFPVWLYLLLITGFLGSLTTFSTFGFQTVELLREQRVWEALLSVGANLLCGLVAVVVGYLLAAPWTH; translated from the coding sequence ATGCAATTCCTCAATATCGCGGCGATTGGTTTGGGGGGATGCCTGGGGGCAATTTCTCGGTTTTATCTGAATGATCTGGTCGTAAAACGCTTTCCCGAGGCTCCCTATTGGGGAACCTTTACCGTCAATGTTCTGGGGTGTCTCATCATCGGGTTTCTGATGGCGATTGTCTCTGAGCACCAGAAGTCATTTCCTGTCTGGTTGTATCTGCTGCTGATCACCGGCTTTCTCGGCTCCCTGACGACATTTTCCACCTTCGGCTTCCAAACGGTGGAACTGCTACGTGAACAACGCGTGTGGGAAGCTCTGCTCTCTGTAGGAGCCAATTTACTGTGCGGTCTAGTCGCCGTCGTCGTGGGCTATCTGCTTGCCGCCCCCTGGACTCATTGA
- a CDS encoding outer membrane protein assembly factor BamB family protein produces the protein MRLTFRFSLLLALVAMTCLSHGTSSVQADEWRQFRGNDCTSLALDASLPLEFGEDKNIAWKKSLVGRGLSGPIVVSNRVYLTSSSGFDQSRLHVLCYDAESGDQLWERTFAATGRTICHEKMCVATPTPASDGERIFAFFSSNDVACLDLDGNLLWYRGLTFDYPNASNSLGMSSSPIVVDDVAIFQVECDADSLAFGLDTRTGETKWQLSRPRRANWTSPSVYPVGDSSLQQVALLQSSAGLDAINPQDGKTLWSFEDGASTIPSSVVAGETIYVPSNGVTAIKPHASSPAPEMLGSIQNLSPSTPSPIAFDGKVYTVNRSGVLACGDVEAEKRLWQLRLGGRFSSTPIIADGKMYAFNEEGICFVVDLTGDKGKIVSENPLNETILCTPAVAHNAMFVRSDDTLWKIASEK, from the coding sequence ATGCGATTGACTTTTCGATTCTCGTTACTACTTGCTCTTGTTGCGATGACCTGTTTATCACACGGGACCAGTTCGGTGCAGGCGGACGAATGGCGACAGTTCCGTGGGAACGATTGCACTTCGCTGGCACTCGATGCGAGCCTTCCCCTGGAATTCGGTGAAGACAAAAATATTGCCTGGAAGAAATCGTTGGTAGGCCGTGGTCTGTCAGGGCCCATCGTTGTCTCCAACCGAGTCTACCTGACTTCCAGTAGCGGATTTGATCAGTCCCGATTGCATGTTCTCTGCTACGATGCGGAAAGTGGCGACCAGCTTTGGGAGCGGACATTCGCAGCAACTGGCCGAACGATCTGTCACGAGAAAATGTGTGTCGCCACCCCAACGCCTGCTTCGGATGGCGAACGGATTTTCGCTTTCTTTTCCAGTAACGATGTCGCTTGCCTCGACCTCGACGGGAACTTGCTCTGGTACCGTGGATTAACTTTTGATTATCCCAATGCCTCTAACAGTCTAGGGATGTCTTCCAGCCCGATTGTAGTGGACGATGTTGCAATCTTTCAGGTTGAATGCGATGCCGATTCTCTTGCGTTCGGCTTAGATACCAGGACTGGCGAAACCAAATGGCAATTGAGTCGTCCCCGACGCGCGAATTGGACCTCTCCCTCTGTGTATCCCGTGGGAGACTCTTCGCTGCAGCAAGTGGCGCTATTACAATCGTCCGCTGGTTTGGACGCGATTAATCCACAGGACGGAAAGACCCTCTGGTCGTTTGAAGATGGCGCCTCTACCATTCCCTCTTCTGTTGTCGCGGGAGAGACGATCTATGTCCCGTCAAACGGGGTGACGGCGATTAAGCCTCACGCCAGTAGCCCCGCTCCCGAGATGCTGGGTTCTATTCAGAACCTTTCGCCGTCGACGCCCAGCCCGATCGCCTTTGATGGCAAAGTTTATACAGTCAACCGTTCGGGCGTTCTTGCTTGTGGTGATGTAGAAGCAGAAAAACGTTTGTGGCAGTTGCGACTCGGCGGTCGGTTCTCTTCGACTCCGATCATTGCCGATGGAAAAATGTATGCCTTCAATGAAGAAGGGATCTGTTTTGTTGTAGATCTGACTGGCGATAAAGGCAAAATCGTTTCCGAGAATCCCCTGAATGAAACAATCCTCTGCACGCCTGCCGTGGCACACAATGCTATGTTCGTACGTAGCGATGACACCCTCTGGAAAATCGCTTCTGAAAAGTAG
- a CDS encoding FG-GAP-like repeat-containing protein, translated as MSPFAAVKSLESKRKSTAPKSNVEALEVRTLLSAVIPVAAPVSTDLAVEMTSDAVAAEQGSEITYGIVVTNNGPAAVTDATVLDDVSSFLNNASWTATLSGGAVGDLAGTGGLNEVVELPAGASIQYVLTGTVKPSQIGTISNSASIDSPSNSDPAPENNFAGDSKLVVLNGTSGTGHFLLDGDRITSPEDQEYVSEVADFNGDGWNDILLLENEYSDDASVEHQLWINNGDGTFTSSALSEIDALVVDFEVGDIDLDGDLDLVMSEESNGTEKIANVYLNDGNGHFTSESQVTFTYRIATFAMADFNGDGYLDLATPDYENESYGTKTWLNDGNGEFNNFLFASNDFYHKEMKPGDFDGDGDMDLLIVGPWGPSEEFPYNTWTAVLFNNGDGAFDDGKTEFLNYNAESAEVGDLDNDGDLDLVITSFVRQDYSYVSPKHNIWLNNGDGTFVENPHLIQSLYAVDHELADIDGDGDLDLIAGGRLRSTYSEEILNNVWLNDGAGEFVASSYQFFNELNGEYYWPVFMSSGDLNNDGALDIVVTKINTGTDIWWNDPVAELPYRQNFSEGTGGLILGSPENTQLISPTGNEALRFDNSGLTGLSTALVSSFVDLPEEFRLSAEVKSVPGPNRWADGFLIFDYQSEIDFKYAGMFTGQNQWVIGHYQGHFGNRLVQVDWDDQGRQIKANQSYLLELLVNESNVELVVDGESILSGQFAATVINGDVGIASYNAVTLFDNVQLQSVEPLSLPHSEQFNHGQNHSLTSVTPNQVSVQNVAGEGLLSLNSTISGGVGIATIATSDPLPASFEVATQITSKYAPGKWYDGFIVFDYLNENDFKYAGMFTGQNQWTVGHYQGNWSDRLLTVDWDDSGRSIDVDTEYAVHLEVDGNVVKLSVDGELIGEATFSSNVNGGLTGVGNFNAKTLYNSFEIGDLIPTGAARNFPYQEDFESGTLGEFVLTPGSSGTIVEGAESKSFQMTGPGRDYESFKAIVPQKYALIDNYDISVEMTFPLEWSYTGGVIVFDYQDDDNFKFAGYGHQEIFTSLGYYQDGVLHSAVELNSFNKNGRFLDNNQSYKFHLSVGSTVAKFSINGEEIARGLFPDGFTGGDVGFGVTEGTTRFDNFKVAPEIENELEFEPDYRNVGYQQFYFVKENLWTGPTLDLAASSEAGVGLALLPTPAQLPEQFQVGSEITLVSGPDRMNNGYLIFDYLNENDFKYAGASADEGRWVIGHYQGNFDNPIESVDADSIGSAIELDQSFELHLDINGSDVELRVDGRLVASASFAASINTGDTGFGGNGAVTEFNNFELNGFIARGNATDLPYRTSFGPTESGDYLQEVHTADVEYELYNRLINATEAEGFGVVLLPLKEAIPSSFQMQIDTYMKFGGGWALDSFLIFDYVNENDFKYAGALAGQNQWIIGHWEGDFGQREVTVDWDDVGREILVNTYYELKINVNGNQVELIVDDESIANATFDAPVNVGEVGYGTWKGWTEYRDFRVAELTPSAAVTDAVFSGMAAEPEFLST; from the coding sequence GTGTCTCCTTTCGCTGCCGTGAAGTCTTTAGAATCCAAACGCAAATCGACCGCCCCTAAATCCAACGTTGAAGCGTTGGAGGTGAGAACTCTACTTTCCGCTGTGATACCCGTTGCGGCCCCGGTCAGTACGGACCTGGCAGTGGAAATGACATCAGATGCCGTCGCCGCCGAGCAGGGGAGTGAAATCACCTATGGTATCGTGGTGACGAATAACGGCCCGGCCGCAGTGACCGATGCTACTGTACTGGATGACGTCTCTTCCTTTCTAAATAACGCAAGTTGGACTGCCACTCTCTCCGGTGGCGCCGTGGGGGATCTCGCAGGAACGGGCGGATTGAATGAGGTCGTTGAATTACCTGCAGGAGCGTCCATCCAATATGTACTTACGGGAACAGTCAAGCCGAGTCAGATTGGCACCATCTCGAATTCTGCCTCAATAGATTCGCCCTCTAATTCTGATCCTGCCCCTGAAAATAATTTTGCGGGCGACAGCAAGCTGGTCGTGTTGAATGGCACTTCTGGAACGGGGCATTTTCTGCTTGATGGTGATCGAATCACTTCACCGGAAGACCAGGAGTATGTTTCGGAAGTCGCTGATTTCAACGGAGACGGTTGGAACGACATTCTGTTGCTGGAAAACGAATACAGTGATGATGCTTCAGTAGAACATCAGCTTTGGATTAATAATGGGGATGGAACATTTACGAGTAGTGCCCTCAGTGAGATAGATGCACTAGTTGTTGACTTTGAAGTAGGTGACATCGATCTAGATGGGGATCTCGATCTGGTGATGAGTGAAGAATCAAACGGAACAGAAAAAATTGCAAACGTGTATCTGAACGATGGCAACGGGCACTTTACTTCTGAGAGTCAAGTAACGTTTACATATCGGATAGCAACATTCGCAATGGCAGACTTCAATGGTGATGGCTATCTGGATTTAGCGACACCTGATTATGAAAACGAATCTTACGGAACGAAAACATGGCTCAATGATGGCAATGGGGAGTTTAATAATTTTCTTTTCGCATCTAACGATTTCTATCATAAGGAGATGAAACCGGGTGATTTTGATGGGGATGGCGATATGGATCTTCTGATTGTAGGACCATGGGGACCTTCAGAGGAGTTTCCGTATAACACCTGGACAGCGGTGCTCTTTAATAATGGCGATGGGGCATTTGATGACGGGAAAACGGAATTTCTCAATTATAATGCTGAATCTGCTGAAGTCGGTGATCTCGACAATGATGGCGATCTCGATTTGGTCATCACAAGTTTTGTCAGACAGGATTACAGTTATGTTTCACCGAAACATAATATCTGGCTGAACAATGGTGACGGTACCTTTGTTGAAAATCCTCATCTGATTCAAAGTTTATATGCTGTCGATCATGAACTGGCAGATATTGATGGTGATGGAGATTTGGATTTGATCGCAGGTGGCCGGTTACGATCAACCTATTCCGAAGAGATTCTGAATAATGTGTGGCTGAATGACGGGGCCGGAGAATTTGTGGCCTCATCTTATCAATTCTTCAATGAGTTGAACGGTGAATATTATTGGCCCGTGTTTATGTCTTCCGGGGACCTGAATAATGATGGTGCACTCGATATAGTCGTGACGAAAATTAACACGGGCACGGACATCTGGTGGAATGATCCAGTTGCGGAACTCCCTTATCGTCAGAACTTCAGCGAAGGAACAGGGGGTCTCATTCTTGGTTCACCAGAGAACACACAACTCATTTCACCAACTGGAAATGAAGCATTGCGTTTTGATAATTCAGGTCTGACTGGGCTTTCCACAGCCCTTGTCAGTAGCTTCGTAGATCTTCCTGAAGAGTTTCGTTTGTCTGCAGAAGTTAAATCAGTACCGGGCCCTAATCGCTGGGCCGATGGGTTTCTGATTTTTGACTACCAGAGTGAAATAGATTTCAAATACGCAGGGATGTTTACTGGACAGAATCAATGGGTGATTGGTCACTACCAGGGGCACTTCGGCAATCGTCTGGTTCAAGTCGACTGGGATGATCAAGGACGGCAGATTAAAGCGAATCAGTCCTATCTGTTGGAATTACTAGTGAACGAGTCCAACGTAGAACTGGTTGTTGACGGAGAATCCATACTGTCTGGTCAGTTTGCGGCGACCGTCATTAACGGAGACGTCGGAATTGCTTCTTACAATGCAGTCACTCTGTTTGACAACGTGCAACTCCAGTCCGTCGAGCCCCTCAGCCTGCCTCATTCGGAACAGTTTAATCACGGTCAAAATCATTCTTTGACTTCCGTAACTCCGAATCAGGTGTCGGTACAAAATGTGGCGGGAGAAGGACTATTAAGTCTGAACTCCACCATCAGCGGTGGGGTTGGCATCGCCACGATCGCTACGAGTGATCCTCTGCCAGCGAGTTTCGAAGTGGCGACGCAGATAACGTCGAAATATGCTCCCGGAAAATGGTACGACGGATTTATCGTATTCGATTATTTAAACGAGAACGATTTCAAATACGCCGGCATGTTCACCGGACAGAATCAATGGACTGTAGGACATTATCAGGGAAACTGGTCTGATCGCCTGTTGACTGTCGACTGGGATGATAGCGGACGTTCGATTGATGTGGACACTGAATACGCAGTGCATCTGGAAGTCGATGGGAATGTTGTCAAACTTTCGGTTGATGGTGAATTGATTGGGGAAGCCACATTTTCCAGCAACGTGAACGGTGGTCTCACCGGTGTCGGTAACTTTAATGCGAAAACATTGTATAACAGTTTTGAAATTGGAGACCTTATTCCAACAGGAGCCGCTCGTAATTTCCCCTACCAGGAAGACTTTGAATCGGGAACTTTGGGAGAGTTTGTCCTGACACCAGGTTCGTCAGGAACTATTGTGGAGGGCGCCGAAAGTAAGTCGTTTCAAATGACGGGGCCGGGGAGGGATTATGAAAGCTTCAAAGCAATCGTTCCCCAAAAGTATGCACTAATTGACAATTACGATATTTCCGTCGAAATGACCTTCCCGCTGGAATGGTCCTATACTGGTGGTGTGATTGTTTTTGATTATCAAGACGATGACAACTTTAAATTCGCAGGATATGGCCATCAAGAAATCTTCACCTCCCTCGGCTATTACCAAGATGGGGTATTGCACTCCGCTGTCGAACTTAATTCTTTTAATAAGAATGGTCGTTTTCTCGACAACAATCAAAGCTATAAGTTTCACCTGAGCGTGGGCTCCACCGTTGCCAAATTTTCTATCAATGGAGAAGAAATCGCTCGGGGACTCTTTCCCGATGGATTCACAGGCGGAGATGTTGGTTTTGGCGTAACCGAAGGAACGACCCGGTTCGACAATTTTAAAGTGGCTCCGGAAATCGAAAATGAATTAGAGTTTGAGCCGGACTACAGGAACGTGGGTTATCAACAGTTCTACTTCGTTAAGGAAAACCTTTGGACTGGACCAACTTTGGATCTAGCTGCTTCGAGTGAAGCTGGTGTCGGACTTGCATTACTGCCAACCCCTGCTCAGTTGCCCGAGCAATTTCAAGTCGGTTCCGAAATTACGTTAGTAAGTGGACCGGATCGAATGAACAATGGATATCTCATTTTCGATTATTTAAACGAGAATGATTTCAAATATGCAGGTGCATCAGCAGATGAGGGTCGTTGGGTAATCGGACATTACCAGGGAAACTTTGATAATCCGATTGAGTCCGTTGATGCCGATTCCATCGGTAGTGCTATTGAACTGGATCAGTCTTTTGAGTTGCACCTGGATATCAATGGGAGTGACGTTGAATTACGTGTTGATGGAAGACTCGTTGCCTCAGCTTCGTTCGCTGCCTCCATCAATACGGGAGATACGGGGTTTGGCGGGAATGGCGCAGTAACTGAATTTAATAACTTCGAACTCAACGGATTTATCGCCCGCGGAAACGCGACTGATTTACCGTACCGGACTAGTTTTGGTCCTACCGAAAGTGGCGATTACCTTCAAGAAGTTCACACCGCGGATGTTGAGTATGAATTATATAACAGACTCATCAACGCTACTGAAGCAGAGGGATTCGGCGTTGTTCTGTTACCACTTAAAGAGGCAATTCCTTCCTCGTTCCAAATGCAAATTGATACTTATATGAAGTTCGGTGGAGGATGGGCACTCGACTCATTCCTGATCTTCGACTACGTGAATGAGAATGATTTTAAGTATGCAGGAGCGTTGGCCGGGCAAAATCAATGGATCATCGGCCACTGGGAAGGGGATTTTGGTCAGCGAGAAGTCACTGTGGACTGGGATGATGTCGGTCGTGAAATCCTTGTGAATACTTACTACGAGTTGAAAATAAACGTCAACGGTAATCAGGTGGAGCTTATTGTCGACGATGAGTCCATTGCGAACGCGACTTTCGACGCCCCAGTGAACGTAGGCGAAGTCGGCTATGGTACTTGGAAAGGATGGACCGAATATCGAGATTTTCGAGTCGCTGAACTTACCCCTTCTGCAGCGGTCACCGACGCCGTGTTTAGCGGCATGGCTGCAGAACCCGAATTCCTTTCTACATAA